In the genome of Gloeotrichia echinulata CP02, one region contains:
- a CDS encoding ATP-binding protein, producing MLNDRWRIQNIHRARVDLLLIQMASAMPRAGGAIAILVGCLVLLGWSFDIDFLKSGCYTSQVTMKANAALCFVLSGVSLWLLQIVGDKRFGGRWKQNKQLSPPGSRIYMGLARACAVAVLLIGSLTVSEYVFRWDLGIDHLLFRDSSVIEITSHPGRMGLNSSVDFMLLGIVLLLLSQKHHRRRYWYAQMITLIVGLIAFTALIGIAYKVEIIYGVLPPTTTMALHSALTFLILCIGIWWLHPNEGLMRVVMSDSYGGLFARRLLLAAIAVPFFLGWIIVQGKHSKQYDGAFAVSLFAIVQIVIFAFLVWHTAAIVERLSRQRDRAQETLRAYEDKLKSFVDANIIGIALGEVDGLIHQANDEFLGMIGYTRSDLLAGRIDANQITAPEYLSLNQQKIAEAQENPNGACTPYEKEYIRKDGSRVPVLVGYVLLGEQRQESVAFILDLSQRRHAQEKIELLNKNLQRRVAELQTLLDVIPIGIGIAEDPECENIKVNPAFADQLGISLEMNASLSAPIQQRPGFKVYREGRELSPEELPMQYSAAKGVEVLDFELDIIHENGKIVKLLEYVAPLFDEEGKTRGCIGAFLDITERKQAEVVLRNEQKWLEDVLNLMPKPLVFIEPGTARVTFANRAADQLAGGEFPKGIPAIEYHKFYYYTDAAGNRLLNDQMPGVRVARGERLDGLELDWHTSGDIHSLLIFADTLPAMHGHPATCVMVFHDITNLKDAENRLSLGYKRLQLLFDTASELLSSQQPVALIDSLFSKLSEQIDLDLYFNYLIAEKSQVMHLASSRGISEKFATEMEWIELGQGVCGTVAQERRAMALNDVQHSTDPKTEIIRSLGITAYYSYPLIAQGQLLGTLSFGSRSRSFFTDNQKGMMQAVCDQIAIAMERAGLIASLQQQTEQLREANRMKDEFLAILSHELRSPLNAILGWSQLLSSRNLSEPQKARGLETIERNARAQTQLIEDLLDISRMIRGNLRLNVRTCDLIPIIQSSLDNVSLAAQAKEIDLSFSLVGAKCLEAGVGSYVNSEKPESREINSKTYQISGSSNNSVLGQAKDLNSQFLVTGDAERLQQIIWNLLSNAIKFTPKGGAVEIRVTLSNQEQNKTSDSYAQIQVIDTGIGITPDFLPYVFDRFRQADSSSTRPHGGLGLGLAIVRHLVELHGGTIEVESPGEQQGATFTVKLPLLQNQQIINNLPLPPDPPPPLCLLGVRVLVVDDEADTRYFITTVLQQYKAEVQAVESVQDALQVITQWKPDVLVSDIGMPYEDGYSLIRKLRSQPPELGGKIPAAALTAYARAEDRMRAIQEGYQLHLPKPIEPAELATVVASLVGRT from the coding sequence ATGTTAAACGACCGCTGGCGAATACAAAATATACATAGAGCTAGAGTAGATTTACTGCTAATACAAATGGCTAGTGCGATGCCTAGGGCGGGCGGAGCGATCGCCATTTTGGTAGGCTGCTTGGTATTGCTAGGCTGGTCTTTTGATATCGATTTTCTCAAGAGCGGCTGCTATACCAGTCAGGTAACAATGAAAGCAAATGCAGCACTGTGTTTTGTGCTGTCTGGTGTATCGCTGTGGCTATTACAGATAGTAGGGGATAAAAGGTTTGGTGGCAGGTGGAAACAGAACAAACAATTAAGTCCACCTGGGAGTAGGATCTACATGGGGCTGGCTAGGGCTTGTGCCGTAGCTGTGCTGCTCATTGGTTCGCTCACAGTCAGTGAATATGTGTTCCGTTGGGATCTCGGAATTGATCATCTGCTGTTCCGTGACTCATCAGTGATAGAGATCACTTCACATCCGGGGCGTATGGGGTTAAACTCGTCCGTGGATTTTATGCTTCTCGGCATAGTCCTACTGCTTTTGTCCCAAAAACACCACCGTCGTAGATATTGGTATGCCCAGATGATCACGTTGATCGTCGGTTTGATTGCTTTTACGGCTCTCATAGGCATTGCGTACAAAGTAGAAATTATCTACGGCGTACTTCCCCCTACCACAACAATGGCCTTACACTCCGCACTAACCTTCTTGATATTGTGTATAGGCATTTGGTGGCTACACCCAAATGAAGGATTGATGCGGGTAGTGATGAGTGATAGCTATGGTGGCTTGTTTGCGCGCAGATTATTATTAGCTGCGATCGCCGTACCTTTTTTCTTGGGGTGGATAATCGTTCAAGGTAAACATAGCAAACAATACGATGGCGCGTTTGCAGTATCGCTGTTTGCGATTGTACAGATTGTGATTTTCGCATTTTTAGTCTGGCATACTGCAGCTATTGTCGAACGTCTCAGTCGCCAACGCGATCGCGCCCAAGAGACACTGCGAGCTTACGAAGACAAACTCAAGAGTTTTGTCGATGCGAACATTATCGGGATTGCGCTGGGCGAGGTTGATGGACTTATCCACCAAGCAAACGACGAATTTCTGGGGATGATTGGTTACACCCGCTCAGATTTATTAGCAGGTAGAATCGACGCCAACCAGATTACAGCACCCGAATATCTATCCCTGAATCAACAAAAGATCGCCGAAGCTCAGGAAAATCCCAATGGTGCTTGTACTCCCTACGAAAAAGAATACATTCGCAAAGATGGTAGCCGTGTCCCCGTATTAGTTGGTTATGTGTTACTGGGAGAACAACGCCAAGAGTCAGTGGCTTTTATTTTAGACTTGAGCCAACGCCGACATGCTCAAGAAAAAATAGAACTACTCAACAAAAATCTTCAGCGCCGCGTTGCTGAGTTACAAACTTTACTGGATGTTATCCCCATTGGCATTGGAATTGCTGAAGATCCAGAATGTGAAAATATCAAAGTTAACCCCGCTTTTGCCGACCAGTTAGGCATTTCTCTAGAAATGAATGCCTCCCTCAGCGCTCCCATTCAACAAAGACCAGGATTTAAAGTTTACCGTGAAGGTAGGGAACTCTCGCCAGAGGAACTCCCCATGCAGTACTCTGCTGCTAAAGGCGTCGAGGTTCTCGATTTTGAATTGGATATCATACATGAAAATGGCAAAATCGTCAAGCTGCTGGAGTACGTTGCACCACTGTTTGACGAGGAGGGCAAAACCAGAGGCTGCATCGGTGCATTTTTGGATATCACTGAGCGCAAGCAAGCTGAAGTAGTCCTGCGAAATGAGCAAAAATGGTTGGAAGACGTGCTAAATTTGATGCCAAAACCCCTGGTATTTATTGAACCAGGTACAGCCAGGGTGACTTTCGCCAATCGCGCTGCTGACCAATTAGCCGGGGGGGAATTTCCCAAAGGCATCCCAGCAATAGAGTATCATAAGTTTTACTATTACACCGATGCCGCTGGTAATCGTCTCCTCAACGACCAAATGCCAGGGGTACGCGTTGCCCGTGGCGAACGGCTGGATGGATTGGAACTAGATTGGCACACGAGCGGAGATATTCATTCCCTACTGATATTTGCTGATACACTGCCAGCCATGCACGGTCATCCTGCTACCTGTGTAATGGTGTTCCACGACATCACCAATCTCAAGGATGCAGAAAACCGGCTATCCTTGGGCTATAAAAGACTCCAGCTTTTATTTGACACCGCCAGCGAGCTATTATCGAGCCAGCAGCCAGTAGCACTCATCGATAGTCTGTTCAGTAAACTTTCTGAGCAAATTGATTTGGATCTTTACTTTAACTACTTGATTGCAGAAAAGTCTCAGGTAATGCATCTAGCCTCATCTAGAGGGATTTCCGAGAAATTCGCAACAGAAATGGAGTGGATAGAGTTAGGTCAAGGTGTGTGTGGAACTGTAGCCCAAGAACGCCGGGCGATGGCTTTAAATGATGTCCAGCATTCAACTGACCCCAAAACAGAAATAATTCGCTCTTTAGGGATTACAGCCTATTATAGTTACCCATTAATCGCTCAGGGGCAACTGTTAGGTACTCTTTCCTTTGGCAGTCGCAGTCGCTCTTTTTTCACCGACAATCAAAAAGGGATGATGCAAGCAGTTTGCGACCAAATAGCGATCGCAATGGAACGGGCTGGTTTAATTGCTTCTTTACAACAGCAAACTGAACAGCTGCGCGAAGCCAACCGCATGAAAGACGAGTTTTTGGCGATTTTGTCCCATGAATTGCGATCGCCCCTCAACGCCATCCTCGGTTGGTCCCAGCTGCTGTCTTCCCGCAATCTCAGCGAACCTCAAAAAGCCAGGGGACTGGAAACAATTGAGCGCAATGCGAGGGCGCAAACCCAGCTAATTGAAGACCTGCTGGATATTTCGCGGATGATTAGAGGTAACTTGCGCCTCAATGTCCGGACTTGCGATTTAATTCCGATTATTCAGTCCAGCCTCGATAATGTTAGCCTAGCCGCCCAAGCCAAGGAAATCGATCTTTCATTCTCCCTTGTTGGTGCTAAGTGTCTAGAAGCAGGTGTGGGTTCATATGTCAATAGCGAAAAGCCCGAATCTAGGGAAATCAATTCCAAAACCTATCAAATTTCTGGAAGCTCAAATAATAGCGTCTTGGGTCAAGCCAAGGATCTCAATTCCCAATTTTTAGTTACCGGCGATGCAGAGCGCCTGCAGCAGATCATCTGGAATCTGCTCTCCAATGCCATTAAATTTACACCCAAAGGCGGGGCGGTGGAAATTAGGGTGACACTCAGCAATCAAGAACAAAACAAGACTTCAGATAGCTACGCACAGATTCAAGTCATTGATACAGGCATTGGTATCACTCCTGACTTTCTGCCTTACGTATTTGATCGGTTTCGCCAAGCCGATAGTTCCAGCACCAGGCCACATGGTGGACTAGGGTTAGGGTTAGCCATTGTGCGTCATTTAGTAGAACTACATGGTGGTACCATTGAGGTAGAAAGTCCTGGTGAGCAGCAAGGAGCGACATTTACAGTCAAGCTACCACTTTTGCAGAATCAACAAATAATCAACAATCTCCCTCTTCCCCCCGATCCGCCTCCCCCTCTCTGCCTCTTAGGTGTGCGGGTACTGGTGGTAGATGACGAAGCCGATACCCGTTATTTTATCACCACCGTACTGCAACAGTACAAAGCCGAAGTACAAGCAGTAGAATCTGTACAAGATGCTTTACAGGTTATTACCCAGTGGAAACCAGATGTTTTAGTTAGTGATATAGGTATGCCCTATGAAGATGGTTACTCATTAATCCGCAAACTGCGATCGCAACCACCAGAACTAGGGGGAAAAATTCCCGCAGCAGCCTTGACCGCCTATGCTAGAGCAGAGGATCGAATGCGAGCCATACAAGAAGGTTATCAACTGCATTTGCCCAAACCCATCGAGCCTGCAGAATTAGCGACAGTCGTTGCTAGCCTTGTCGGGCGCACTTAG
- a CDS encoding RDD family protein yields MHLFNRVKFNTPESVELEFTLAGIGNRAWALLIDYHVLALILVVFLIVWGIVSVQLISVGEQFLGPALPIWLVAITIIIYFVVYVGYFVFFETIWQGQTPGKRLAKIRVVRDDGRPVGLQQTTLRALLRPFDEFLFLGALLIIFNRREKRLGDLAAGTIVIQAQTPTNSANFRISEQANLLHEQLVEIADFSQLLPDDFAIIREYLQRRNGMSSKARALLATKLSQQVQNIINLDNLPQGVSYDVFLEAIYLAYRQKEF; encoded by the coding sequence ATGCACCTATTTAATCGGGTTAAATTCAACACCCCAGAAAGTGTAGAGCTAGAATTTACTCTCGCCGGGATTGGTAATCGCGCCTGGGCTTTGCTGATTGACTATCATGTTTTAGCTCTAATTTTAGTGGTGTTCCTCATTGTTTGGGGCATAGTTTCAGTGCAGTTAATAAGTGTTGGAGAGCAATTTTTGGGTCCAGCCCTTCCTATTTGGCTTGTCGCGATTACCATCATCATTTACTTTGTCGTTTATGTCGGTTATTTTGTATTTTTTGAAACGATATGGCAAGGGCAAACCCCTGGTAAACGCTTGGCTAAAATTCGCGTTGTACGAGATGATGGTAGACCAGTGGGACTGCAACAAACAACCCTCCGCGCCTTACTGCGACCTTTTGATGAGTTTTTGTTTCTGGGAGCGTTATTAATTATCTTTAATCGCCGTGAAAAGCGCTTGGGTGATTTGGCTGCTGGGACAATTGTTATTCAGGCACAAACGCCCACTAACTCCGCGAATTTTAGGATTTCTGAACAAGCAAATTTACTTCATGAACAGTTAGTAGAAATTGCAGATTTTTCACAATTATTGCCAGATGATTTTGCCATTATTCGCGAGTATTTGCAGCGACGTAATGGCATGTCATCTAAAGCTAGAGCCTTACTAGCTACCAAATTAAGCCAACAGGTGCAAAATATTATTAATTTAGATAATCTGCCTCAAGGTGTTAGCTATGACGTATTTTTAGAAGCTATTTATCTTGCATATAGACAGAAAGAATTTTAG
- a CDS encoding stage II sporulation protein M — protein sequence MNIQRWIGRREPNWQRLDALLRQIEQKGLKSLKSAQIRELASLYRSVAADLARARTQQVGNTLIQSLQSLTTRGYTQIYQGSRRHEWEAVVEFYRWGLPNIVQQTFPYIATATALFLLGGIVAWWYAWQDPTFMSLIVPQQLISLVRDEHKLWMGSIVGIEPVASSSIMINNLSVSFAAVAGGMTAGAYTAYLMVFNGLLIGAIGTLVGQNQLAYPFWAFVFPHGSLELPAIFFAGGAGFLLAKAILFPGQYRRGDALKLYGSQAVKLIFGIVPMLMIAGTIEGFFSPNPSVPSPIKYLTGMGLFVLLVMYCRRQRT from the coding sequence ATGAATATTCAACGTTGGATAGGCCGACGAGAACCAAATTGGCAGCGTTTAGACGCTTTATTAAGGCAGATAGAACAAAAAGGACTCAAGTCACTAAAATCTGCCCAAATTCGCGAGTTAGCTAGTTTATATCGTTCAGTAGCCGCAGATTTAGCACGGGCGCGTACCCAACAAGTGGGCAATACTCTGATTCAAAGTTTACAATCTTTAACAACTCGTGGCTATACGCAGATATACCAAGGTTCGCGGCGCCACGAATGGGAAGCTGTGGTGGAATTTTATCGCTGGGGATTACCCAATATAGTCCAGCAAACATTCCCATACATTGCTACTGCTACGGCTTTATTCCTTTTGGGCGGAATAGTCGCTTGGTGGTATGCTTGGCAAGATCCAACGTTTATGTCGCTGATAGTACCCCAACAGTTAATTTCTCTGGTGCGAGATGAGCATAAATTGTGGATGGGGTCGATAGTCGGCATTGAACCTGTGGCATCTAGCAGTATTATGATTAATAATCTTTCGGTTTCCTTTGCGGCTGTGGCTGGTGGGATGACCGCTGGGGCTTACACTGCCTATTTGATGGTATTTAATGGTTTATTGATTGGTGCTATTGGTACTTTGGTGGGTCAAAATCAACTGGCTTATCCCTTTTGGGCGTTTGTTTTTCCTCACGGTTCCCTAGAATTACCCGCGATCTTTTTTGCTGGTGGTGCGGGATTTTTACTCGCAAAAGCGATTTTATTTCCTGGTCAATATCGTCGGGGTGATGCGCTAAAATTATATGGTTCCCAGGCGGTTAAGTTAATTTTTGGGATTGTGCCAATGTTGATGATTGCTGGCACTATTGAAGGCTTTTTTTCTCCTAATCCTAGTGTACCAAGTCCGATTAAATATCTGACTGGAATGGGATTATTTGTGCTGTTGGTGATGTATTGTCGTCGTCAGCGGACGTGA
- a CDS encoding DUF1868 domain-containing protein, translating into MDDIYQTYLNRVARMTLPEAYRSQVQHIQESSKFQPYSGYRQAAPFPGYTLITPPAADDSENSGFYTKLEGYQQELLQLPLNGDLIVPVPPTSFHLTLADLIWDSAYRDTCEKNPDFEQQLHSCCAEIFQQYQQSLTKENHPISWQVLGLIVFPRAIAVCLVPQDARSYEEIIKFRRTIYQNPKLIALGIEQHYHFTAHITLGYFGEVAPDLDRTNFSTMLSELNQKWLLSLPEFLIHRVELRKFDDMTKYYRQSNWASLVIN; encoded by the coding sequence TTGGACGACATCTATCAAACTTACTTAAATCGAGTGGCTCGGATGACGCTACCCGAAGCTTACAGATCCCAAGTCCAGCATATCCAGGAATCTTCTAAATTTCAGCCGTATTCTGGATATAGACAAGCAGCACCTTTTCCTGGCTATACCCTAATTACCCCACCAGCAGCAGACGACTCAGAAAACTCTGGTTTCTATACAAAGTTAGAAGGTTATCAACAGGAACTCTTACAGTTACCTTTGAATGGTGATTTGATTGTACCTGTTCCCCCTACTAGCTTTCATCTAACCTTGGCGGACTTGATTTGGGACAGTGCTTACCGTGACACCTGCGAAAAAAATCCCGATTTTGAACAGCAGTTACATTCTTGCTGCGCGGAAATTTTTCAGCAATATCAACAATCCCTGACAAAGGAAAATCATCCTATTTCTTGGCAGGTCTTAGGACTGATAGTATTTCCCAGAGCTATCGCCGTTTGTTTAGTACCCCAAGATGCACGTTCCTATGAGGAGATTATTAAATTCCGCCGTACCATTTATCAAAATCCCAAGTTAATCGCCTTGGGAATTGAACAACACTATCACTTTACCGCCCATATCACATTAGGCTATTTTGGCGAAGTAGCTCCCGATTTAGACCGGACAAATTTCAGCACCATGCTGTCTGAGTTAAATCAAAAATGGCTGTTAAGTTTGCCAGAATTTCTCATTCACCGCGTCGAATTAAGGAAGTTTGACGACATGACCAAATATTATCGTCAATCAAATTGGGCAAGTTTGGTGATTAATTAA
- a CDS encoding DUF4168 domain-containing protein has translation MKKNAVFVLRLNLQRMLSQAWFCGSLATAGLVASTLLLSVKADAQTPSPVNNNEINNYAQAVLTMESERQQAFDDIKKLMGGDIPKIVCNDARSINALPPKAQEIAINYCKNSTKIVLDNGLSIDQFNKITLQLQNNNSLKDQVEKSLMRLQKQSQNP, from the coding sequence ATGAAGAAAAACGCCGTTTTCGTTCTCCGACTAAACCTGCAGCGGATGCTTTCTCAAGCCTGGTTTTGCGGTTCTCTCGCCACTGCAGGTTTAGTAGCCAGCACTTTGCTCTTGAGTGTCAAAGCTGATGCTCAAACTCCATCACCAGTTAATAATAATGAAATCAATAACTATGCTCAAGCGGTTTTAACAATGGAGTCAGAACGCCAACAAGCTTTTGACGACATTAAAAAACTTATGGGTGGAGACATTCCCAAGATTGTTTGTAATGACGCCAGAAGCATAAATGCTCTGCCACCAAAAGCTCAAGAGATTGCAATCAATTACTGTAAAAACTCCACAAAAATTGTCCTAGATAATGGTTTAAGTATTGACCAGTTCAACAAAATTACTTTACAGCTACAAAATAACAACAGCTTAAAAGATCAGGTTGAAAAGTCATTAATGCGCTTGCAAAAACAATCTCAAAATCCCTAG
- a CDS encoding DUF4351 domain-containing protein, with protein MTRFIHDKFAKDYLEELLKNYGEVNSSVKVAGEIKEIDVLFTPSAQPNPSLHILGLLGRFAEYPAIFEPFRNAATADEICDCVLKSLEVKAGLRREAKGNKTKLPEEKIPKLWVLTPTASAAVLSSFNVNQKEGWLSGVYFLGDALRAAIVVIHQLPQTPETLWLRLLARGTVQSQAIVELEALPLNHPYQKATLELVYNLRANLRINQDLDEDDTELVMRLEPLYQQDRARAIEEGKQEGKEEGKKEGKKEGQQEGEQRLVIRQLNRRFGEVDTSLIERVRGLSIEQLEELGEALLDFAVVADLEAWLNQQAG; from the coding sequence ATGACGCGCTTTATTCATGACAAATTCGCCAAGGACTATTTGGAAGAATTATTAAAAAATTATGGGGAGGTTAACTCCAGTGTAAAAGTTGCCGGAGAGATAAAAGAAATCGATGTGTTATTCACACCATCAGCACAACCAAACCCTAGTTTACACATCTTAGGCTTGCTAGGAAGATTTGCCGAATATCCAGCAATCTTCGAGCCATTTCGGAATGCAGCTACTGCTGATGAAATCTGCGACTGTGTTCTAAAATCATTGGAAGTAAAAGCTGGACTAAGACGAGAGGCTAAGGGAAATAAAACCAAACTCCCAGAAGAGAAAATACCTAAATTGTGGGTACTGACTCCAACTGCATCCGCAGCAGTATTATCTAGCTTTAACGTTAACCAAAAAGAGGGGTGGTTATCAGGAGTATACTTTCTCGGCGATGCATTACGGGCAGCAATTGTAGTGATTCATCAATTACCGCAAACACCAGAGACGTTGTGGTTACGACTTTTAGCTAGGGGAACTGTGCAATCACAGGCGATTGTGGAGTTGGAAGCGCTACCATTAAATCATCCATACCAGAAAGCAACGCTCGAATTAGTTTATAACCTACGCGCCAATTTGAGAATTAATCAAGATTTAGATGAAGATGACACGGAGTTAGTTATGCGATTAGAACCACTCTATCAGCAAGACCGCGCCAGAGCCATAGAAGAAGGAAAACAAGAAGGAAAAGAAGAAGGAAAAAAAGAAGGAAAAAAAGAAGGACAACAGGAAGGCGAACAACGTCTAGTTATACGTCAACTAAATCGTCGATTTGGTGAGGTTGATACATCGTTAATTGAACGAGTTCGAGGATTATCTATTGAACAATTGGAGGAATTAGGAGAGGCGTTATTAGATTTCGCTGTGGTAGCGGATTTAGAAGCTTGGTTGAACCAACAAGCAGGATAA
- a CDS encoding DUF975 domain-containing protein: MSGNFNSPSSIQPLSLGNVVSAGLRLYRSHLKSYFFLALKVALWSLLPFLIFIPGGIILFSNSISGNNSPLAWLIIMVIGLGLYFYAFGRSLVNTTTISRLAFGELVNQPETVSHAHKQVLPKLWSLVFTVITLSLGFLIILICFVLFWSLIAFFGGLILNAILNRNSLIMVLIIGLLNLLIFFAACAAFIWLSARLCLAVELLAIEDNLGLDTAISRSWDLSKGYGWRIVLILFVAFLITIPIQIIVQLFIQIFSQPLIQYTILDAINGSTNAVILVSIVYLLILLIGFLMNALILPFWQAIKAVIYYDLRSRREGLGLQLRNREI, translated from the coding sequence ATGTCTGGTAATTTTAATTCTCCCAGTTCCATACAACCACTAAGTTTGGGTAATGTAGTTAGCGCCGGACTGCGACTGTATCGTTCTCATCTAAAATCTTATTTTTTCCTGGCGTTAAAAGTTGCTTTATGGTCACTGCTGCCGTTTTTGATTTTCATTCCTGGAGGAATAATATTATTTTCAAACTCTATATCTGGTAATAATTCTCCTCTAGCTTGGTTAATTATAATGGTAATTGGATTAGGTTTGTATTTCTATGCCTTCGGTAGATCCTTGGTTAACACTACAACTATCTCACGATTAGCATTTGGTGAATTGGTTAATCAACCAGAGACTGTGAGTCATGCCCATAAACAAGTTTTACCTAAATTGTGGAGTTTGGTATTTACCGTAATTACGCTATCTTTAGGTTTTTTGATCATTTTAATATGTTTTGTTTTGTTTTGGAGCTTAATAGCTTTTTTTGGGGGCTTAATATTGAATGCAATATTGAATAGAAATTCGCTGATTATGGTGCTGATTATAGGACTACTAAATTTACTGATTTTCTTTGCTGCTTGTGCTGCTTTTATTTGGTTGTCTGCTAGGTTGTGTTTGGCTGTAGAACTGCTAGCAATTGAAGATAATCTTGGTCTAGATACTGCAATAAGCCGCAGCTGGGATTTAAGCAAAGGGTATGGATGGAGGATTGTTTTAATATTGTTTGTTGCCTTCTTAATTACAATACCTATCCAAATAATTGTTCAGTTGTTTATTCAGATATTTTCTCAACCATTAATTCAATATACAATATTAGATGCTATTAATGGTTCAACAAATGCAGTTATATTGGTGAGTATAGTTTACTTGCTGATATTATTAATAGGATTCTTAATGAACGCACTTATTTTACCGTTTTGGCAAGCAATCAAAGCTGTAATTTACTACGATTTGCGGAGTCGTCGTGAAGGGTTGGGCTTACAGTTACGCAATCGCGAAATTTAA
- a CDS encoding Uma2 family endonuclease: MSETTLTPPSVSLPPTQADLPYDDDIPMESQRHKLQMDLLIDALLPWLAQREDGYVGGNMFVYFSMAQLKNQDFRGPDFFAVLGVPQGERRSWVVWEEGKGPDVVIELLSESTATADKNQKKLIYQNQMRVPEYFWFDPFNPDDWAGFSLQQGLYQPIAPKSQSQLISEALGLSLLRWKGSYKGVDATWLRWGTLAAELLPTAEEIAQAERLQAQAERLRAQRAESQLQQTARNLLESGMTVEQVARLTSLSISEIEALGQDSNLTS, encoded by the coding sequence ATGTCAGAAACTACCCTAACTCCACCATCCGTCAGCCTACCCCCAACCCAGGCAGACTTGCCTTACGATGACGATATCCCAATGGAAAGCCAACGCCATAAATTGCAAATGGATCTACTGATTGATGCCTTGCTTCCTTGGCTGGCACAACGAGAAGATGGATACGTAGGCGGCAATATGTTTGTCTACTTTAGTATGGCCCAGCTAAAAAACCAAGATTTTCGCGGTCCAGACTTTTTCGCTGTCTTGGGAGTTCCCCAGGGAGAACGCCGCAGTTGGGTGGTTTGGGAAGAGGGTAAAGGGCCGGATGTAGTCATTGAGTTGTTGTCTGAAAGTACCGCCACTGCGGATAAAAATCAGAAAAAGCTGATTTATCAAAATCAGATGCGCGTACCAGAATATTTCTGGTTTGATCCGTTTAACCCTGATGATTGGGCTGGTTTTTCTCTACAACAAGGACTTTATCAACCAATAGCACCTAAGAGCCAGAGTCAATTAATTAGCGAGGCCTTAGGTTTATCATTGCTGCGCTGGAAAGGTAGCTATAAAGGTGTTGATGCAACTTGGTTGCGCTGGGGAACTTTAGCTGCAGAATTACTACCAACCGCCGAAGAAATTGCACAAGCAGAACGACTTCAGGCCCAAGCAGAACGACTTCGGGCACAAAGAGCAGAATCTCAACTGCAACAAACAGCACGCAACTTGCTGGAGTCAGGAATGACGGTAGAACAAGTAGCGAGGTTAACCAGTTTGTCTATCTCAGAAATCGAAGCACTTGGTCAGGACAGCAACCTCACATCCTAA
- the holA gene encoding DNA polymerase III subunit delta: protein MGIYVYWGEDDFFLEKAVMLLRDRILDPLWTSFNYTCFLPDQPDAVIQGLNQAMTPSFGAGGRLVWLINSTLCQHCPENVLAELTRTLPVIPENSSLLLTSRNKPDERLKSTKLLKQYATEFREFPLIPPWKTELLVQAVNQAAQIVGVKLTPKIAELLAESVGNDTRLLYNELEKLRLYTASINQPLDIDIITQLVRNTTQNSLQLAAAMRTGDTAKALVTLTDLINASEPGLRIVATLIGQFRTWLWIKIMMESGERNPQAIAQAAEVGNPKRIYFLQQEVKSLSVEQLMSTLPLLLELEVSLKQGSAETSTLQTKVIEICQVCRRS, encoded by the coding sequence ATGGGAATCTACGTTTACTGGGGTGAAGATGATTTTTTTCTCGAAAAAGCCGTGATGCTGCTGCGCGATCGCATTCTTGATCCTCTATGGACAAGTTTTAACTACACCTGTTTCCTTCCCGATCAACCCGATGCTGTCATCCAGGGGTTAAATCAGGCGATGACACCAAGTTTTGGTGCTGGTGGACGGTTGGTATGGCTAATCAATTCTACCCTCTGCCAGCATTGCCCAGAGAATGTATTAGCAGAACTGACGCGAACTTTACCAGTCATACCAGAAAACTCAAGTTTATTGCTCACCAGCCGTAACAAACCAGATGAACGCCTCAAATCTACGAAATTGTTGAAACAATACGCTACAGAGTTCCGAGAATTTCCGCTGATTCCACCTTGGAAGACAGAATTGCTAGTACAAGCAGTGAATCAAGCTGCTCAAATTGTCGGTGTCAAACTTACGCCCAAGATTGCGGAACTATTGGCGGAATCGGTAGGTAACGATACACGGCTTCTTTACAATGAACTAGAAAAATTGCGGCTGTACACTGCTAGCATCAATCAGCCTTTAGACATAGATATCATTACGCAATTAGTCAGAAATACTACCCAAAATAGTTTACAATTAGCAGCAGCCATGAGAACAGGGGATACAGCCAAAGCTTTAGTAACTTTGACTGATTTGATTAATGCTTCTGAGCCTGGGTTGCGGATAGTAGCAACATTAATTGGGCAATTCCGCACTTGGTTATGGATAAAAATTATGATGGAAAGTGGGGAACGCAATCCCCAAGCGATCGCCCAAGCTGCTGAGGTAGGGAACCCGAAACGCATTTATTTTTTACAGCAAGAAGTCAAGTCCCTTTCTGTCGAGCAACTCATGTCCACCTTACCCCTACTATTAGAGTTAGAAGTTAGTCTCAAGCAAGGATCTGCAGAAACTTCAACATTACAGACTAAAGTTATAGAAATTTGTCAAGTATGTCGTAGAAGCTGA